A single genomic interval of Sphingobium sp. EM0848 harbors:
- a CDS encoding MFS transporter, whose protein sequence is MLTLLSTAYGLAYVDRLMMAVVAEPVKAEFHLSDTQLFLLTGAAFVLIYGILGMVSGWLLDRWNRSRLVAGSLGLWSIFTIGCGFAGSFPQLALARAAVGAGESAIVPAAMSLISDSYPPRKRPLAMGIFYAGGMAGILLAWTIGGWITSEYGWRPAFLVAGPPGLLLALLILWKGREPKRMAIQRLAERRGSTFADVWRNRPLVWLIAAGSVVTFVNVGLVNQLGSFFIRSHGMTVREVGLIFGPLMAAGMALGLIGGGWIGNRLADKGTDALIRFSIWNAFSLFPLYLMIFLAPSKELALAATFLGTGVSVLYSPCFSAAYQAVSAPHTRGTAAGISNCANAVIGGALTTFLVGALSDHWKPVFGADSLRYAMMAGMVTCLLSGLMFIRARRLVAQDRPDLMHF, encoded by the coding sequence ATGCTGACGCTGCTGTCTACCGCCTACGGCCTCGCCTATGTCGACCGGCTGATGATGGCCGTTGTGGCGGAACCGGTGAAGGCGGAGTTCCATCTGTCCGACACGCAGCTGTTCCTGCTGACCGGGGCCGCCTTCGTCCTCATCTATGGCATATTGGGCATGGTGTCGGGCTGGCTGCTCGACAGATGGAACCGATCCCGGCTGGTCGCGGGATCGCTGGGTCTCTGGAGCATCTTCACCATCGGCTGCGGCTTTGCCGGGAGCTTCCCGCAACTCGCCCTCGCCCGCGCCGCCGTGGGAGCAGGCGAGTCCGCCATCGTCCCCGCCGCCATGTCACTGATCAGCGACAGCTACCCGCCGCGAAAGCGCCCGCTGGCCATGGGCATTTTCTATGCCGGGGGCATGGCAGGCATATTGCTGGCGTGGACAATCGGCGGCTGGATCACATCGGAATATGGCTGGCGACCCGCCTTTCTCGTCGCCGGACCGCCCGGCCTTCTCCTCGCCCTGTTGATCCTCTGGAAAGGCCGGGAGCCCAAACGCATGGCTATCCAGCGACTGGCGGAGAGACGCGGCTCGACCTTTGCCGATGTCTGGCGCAACCGGCCACTGGTCTGGCTGATCGCTGCCGGATCGGTCGTCACTTTCGTCAATGTCGGCCTCGTCAATCAGCTCGGCAGCTTCTTCATCCGCAGCCATGGCATGACCGTGCGGGAAGTCGGCCTGATCTTCGGGCCGCTGATGGCGGCAGGCATGGCCTTGGGGCTGATCGGCGGCGGCTGGATCGGCAACAGGCTGGCGGACAAGGGCACGGACGCGCTGATCCGCTTTTCCATCTGGAACGCCTTCAGCCTGTTTCCGCTCTATCTGATGATCTTCCTGGCGCCATCTAAGGAACTGGCGCTGGCCGCGACTTTCCTTGGCACCGGCGTCAGCGTCCTTTATTCCCCCTGCTTTTCCGCCGCCTATCAGGCGGTCAGCGCACCGCATACTCGCGGCACAGCGGCGGGCATTTCCAATTGCGCCAATGCGGTCATTGGCGGCGCGCTGACGACTTTTCTCGTCGGCGCGCTCAGCGATCACTGGAAGCCCGTCTTCGGTGCGGACAGCCTGCGCTATGCGATGATGGCAGGCATGGTGACCTGCCTCCTGTCAGGCCTGATGTTCATCCGGGCGCGGCGACTGGTCGCGCAGGACCGCCCCGACCTCATGCACTTTTGA
- a CDS encoding nuclear transport factor 2 family protein, translating into MSGETIAAFARRYGDAWANPDSELFVALFAPDATYRDDQVGRFSAGHAELRAFHSHFVSAISDIRMDFPRAFGSGSDLCLEWTFSGQQTGIYHGRPPTGIAFSGVGVAVMRLTEDGLIRSVVDYYDSGAVRRQLSEERAGDDGQG; encoded by the coding sequence ATGAGCGGTGAGACTATTGCGGCCTTCGCGCGCCGCTATGGCGATGCCTGGGCCAATCCGGATAGTGAACTGTTCGTTGCGCTGTTCGCGCCCGACGCGACCTATCGCGATGATCAGGTGGGGCGGTTCAGTGCCGGCCATGCGGAACTGCGCGCCTTCCATAGCCATTTCGTGTCGGCCATTTCCGATATTCGCATGGACTTTCCCCGTGCCTTCGGATCGGGTTCTGATCTCTGCCTGGAATGGACATTTTCGGGGCAGCAGACCGGCATCTATCATGGCCGCCCGCCGACCGGCATCGCCTTTTCGGGCGTGGGCGTGGCGGTCATGCGCTTGACGGAGGATGGTCTGATCCGTTCAGTGGTTGATTATTATGACAGCGGCGCCGTCAGGCGGCAGCTGAGCGAGGAAAGGGCAGGGGATGACGGTCAGGGTTGA
- a CDS encoding enoyl-CoA hydratase-related protein, with the protein MQFVDVKRDGAVTTVTLNRPDVMNAINIEMHHELQAAFDAFAVDPDQYVCIVTGAGERAFCAGSDLKAAAESGLPPEYPHSGYAGLIERFDCPKPFIAAVNGVALGGGFEVALACDIIVASDKASFGLPEPLVGAVALGGGLHRLARQIPLKQAMATILASRRVSAADGLRMGFVNEVVPASDLAAATQCWVDDILRASPVSVRTSKAVVHRGLQEDSVETAMRHQKHYPEFIAWRASEDIKEGPRAFAEKCKPVWTGR; encoded by the coding sequence ATGCAATTTGTCGACGTCAAACGGGACGGAGCCGTCACCACTGTCACGCTGAACCGTCCCGACGTGATGAACGCCATCAATATCGAGATGCATCATGAGTTGCAGGCTGCCTTCGATGCTTTTGCAGTCGATCCCGATCAATATGTCTGCATCGTGACCGGGGCAGGGGAGCGGGCCTTTTGCGCCGGGTCCGATCTCAAGGCGGCCGCAGAAAGTGGATTGCCGCCCGAATATCCCCACAGCGGCTATGCCGGGCTGATCGAGCGGTTCGACTGCCCCAAACCCTTCATCGCGGCGGTCAACGGTGTGGCGCTGGGCGGCGGGTTCGAGGTGGCGCTGGCCTGCGACATCATCGTTGCGTCGGACAAGGCGAGTTTCGGCTTACCGGAGCCGCTGGTCGGCGCGGTGGCGCTGGGTGGTGGGTTGCATCGCCTTGCCCGGCAAATTCCGTTGAAACAGGCCATGGCGACCATATTGGCGTCGCGTCGCGTTTCCGCCGCCGACGGTCTGCGCATGGGCTTTGTCAACGAGGTCGTGCCCGCATCGGATTTGGCCGCCGCCACCCAGTGTTGGGTGGACGATATCTTGCGCGCCTCCCCGGTGTCGGTGCGGACATCCAAGGCGGTGGTCCATCGCGGCTTGCAGGAGGACAGCGTTGAAACGGCGATGCGCCATCAGAAACATTATCCTGAATTCATCGCCTGGCGCGCGAGCGAGGACATTAAGGAAGGTCCGCGTGCCTTTGCCGAAAAGTGCAAGCCCGTCTGGACCGGACGCTGA
- a CDS encoding TonB-dependent receptor, whose translation MRRFKPVHALAMTTCWASVAPAFAQDQAPQANVGVADIIVTANRRAQNQQDVPIAVSAVTSEMAAKLGVTDIATLTNVVPGFTFNRQSSGAQPFIRGVGNQSATIGNEPSVAMFVDDVYIPTSNAAIFEFNNIDSVEVLKGPQGTLFGRNATGGVVHVHTREPSTSKASTDFELGYSNYDTVTAKAYVNLPVTDSVAVNVAAYRVNQGEGWGHDIYTGDDIFTRQAWGVRGKLLFNIGEKTELLLSGGYNYQKGTAGMSFRTVEGFAGRAGITPEQAGAGFYDGMTGIGDYYKAKFAMGSAKLTHELGDVRFVSITAYTDTKNPNHYDISAFRGNLTADYRQEEWAFTQEVQLMSSESSKLQWIVGGFYLKDAALFDGIFTGQGPAAGTAQGGRNLGPAVPAGRYSSSHARQRTESLSAFGQASMEILPALTATLGLRYTSDKRSIEDNGGEFGIIGGAVLASSGPFPDSRRFNKLTGRFSLDYKINDDLMVYAAFNRGFKSGVYSTSSYNSSTRAVVAAVLPETLDAYSGGFKSEWFDRMVRLNVEGFYYKISNAQLQNNLTNQAGTEIRNAGKSRLYGFEAELTVQPTSALTIMGSVSVVNGKYTSFPGGPTYFPQAPNAQIPIPQGCASNPLIFPAGGGGPVYPTSASAPLVAVAGGCDLSGNKTLQTIPFASNLSIIYSIPLGQGSVDLSGNWLHTDPYYFEPDNNPYTRQGQVDLINSAITWNSGSGLGVRLWVNNLTDKKYYSYIANSGTSGVKGSPAAPRTYGVTLTGRF comes from the coding sequence ATGAGGCGGTTCAAACCCGTGCATGCTTTGGCCATGACGACGTGCTGGGCAAGCGTCGCGCCGGCTTTTGCACAGGATCAGGCACCCCAGGCCAATGTGGGGGTGGCCGATATCATCGTGACGGCCAACCGGCGTGCGCAAAATCAGCAGGATGTTCCGATCGCGGTGAGCGCCGTGACCAGCGAAATGGCGGCAAAGCTGGGCGTCACCGATATTGCGACGCTGACCAATGTCGTGCCCGGCTTTACTTTCAATCGGCAGAGTTCGGGCGCGCAGCCCTTTATTCGCGGTGTCGGCAACCAATCGGCAACAATCGGCAACGAACCGTCCGTGGCCATGTTCGTGGACGACGTCTATATTCCGACCAGCAACGCGGCGATCTTCGAATTCAACAATATCGATTCGGTCGAAGTGCTGAAGGGACCACAGGGCACGCTGTTTGGCCGCAACGCGACGGGTGGCGTGGTCCACGTCCATACGCGTGAGCCGTCGACCAGCAAGGCATCCACCGATTTCGAACTGGGATATAGCAATTACGACACGGTGACCGCCAAGGCCTATGTCAACCTGCCGGTGACGGACAGCGTCGCGGTGAATGTCGCGGCCTACCGGGTCAATCAGGGCGAAGGCTGGGGTCACGACATCTATACCGGCGACGATATCTTCACGCGTCAGGCCTGGGGTGTCAGGGGTAAGCTTCTGTTCAATATTGGCGAGAAGACGGAACTGCTGCTGTCGGGTGGCTATAATTATCAAAAGGGCACGGCAGGCATGTCGTTCCGCACGGTCGAGGGCTTTGCCGGCCGCGCGGGCATCACGCCGGAACAGGCTGGCGCTGGTTTCTATGACGGCATGACCGGAATCGGGGACTATTATAAGGCGAAGTTCGCCATGGGGTCAGCAAAGCTGACCCATGAACTGGGCGATGTACGCTTTGTCAGCATCACGGCCTATACCGATACCAAAAACCCGAACCATTATGACATCTCGGCCTTTCGCGGCAATTTGACCGCTGACTACAGGCAAGAGGAGTGGGCCTTCACTCAGGAAGTCCAGCTCATGTCATCGGAATCGTCGAAACTGCAATGGATCGTCGGCGGATTCTATCTGAAGGATGCGGCGCTGTTCGATGGCATCTTCACCGGTCAGGGACCGGCGGCGGGAACGGCGCAAGGCGGAAGGAATCTGGGACCGGCGGTTCCGGCCGGCCGCTATTCCAGTTCTCATGCGCGGCAGCGGACCGAATCCCTGTCGGCCTTTGGGCAGGCAAGCATGGAAATCCTGCCCGCGCTGACAGCGACCCTTGGTCTGCGCTATACTTCCGACAAACGCTCCATCGAGGATAATGGCGGTGAATTCGGCATCATCGGGGGCGCCGTGCTGGCTTCTTCCGGGCCTTTCCCCGACAGCCGCCGGTTCAACAAGCTGACAGGCCGCTTTTCGCTGGACTATAAGATCAACGATGATCTGATGGTCTATGCCGCCTTCAACCGTGGTTTCAAGAGCGGCGTCTATTCGACCTCCAGCTATAATAGCAGCACGCGCGCAGTCGTGGCGGCGGTTCTGCCGGAAACGCTCGATGCCTATAGCGGTGGCTTCAAGAGCGAATGGTTCGACCGCATGGTGCGGCTCAATGTCGAGGGTTTCTATTACAAGATCAGCAATGCCCAGTTGCAGAATAACCTGACCAACCAGGCCGGCACGGAAATCCGCAATGCGGGCAAATCCCGTCTCTACGGCTTCGAAGCTGAACTGACGGTGCAGCCAACTTCCGCCCTGACGATCATGGGCAGCGTGTCGGTGGTGAACGGCAAATATACTTCCTTCCCCGGCGGGCCGACCTATTTCCCGCAGGCGCCCAATGCGCAGATTCCGATCCCTCAGGGGTGCGCGAGCAATCCGCTGATTTTCCCGGCGGGCGGGGGTGGCCCTGTCTATCCCACATCGGCCAGCGCGCCTTTGGTGGCGGTAGCGGGAGGATGTGACCTCAGCGGCAACAAGACCTTGCAGACCATTCCCTTCGCCAGCAATCTAAGCATCATCTACTCCATCCCACTCGGACAAGGCTCGGTTGATCTGTCAGGCAACTGGCTGCACACCGATCCCTATTATTTCGAGCCGGACAACAATCCCTATACCCGGCAAGGACAGGTGGATCTCATCAACAGCGCGATCACCTGGAACAGTGGCAGCGGATTGGGCGTGCGGCTGTGGGTGAACAATCTGACCGACAAGAAATATTATTCCTACATCGCCAATAGCGGCACATCCGGCGTCAAGGGATCGCCGGCGGCGCCGCGCACCTATGGCGTCACGCTGACCGGCCGTTTCTAA
- a CDS encoding NAD(P)-dependent alcohol dehydrogenase, with protein sequence MKIKAAVARQPHGAFTVEDVDLVAPNPDEILVRLVATGICHTDLAIIEQIMPLPLPHVLGHEGAGIVEAVGAHVIGFGPGDHVVLTFNTCGECAPCTEHHPAYCQNYPLLNFRGARPDGSATLHDAGGKVLGSTFFGQSSFATYALSSPRNTIKVRQDAPLELLGPLGCGLSTGAGTVINVLKPGPQTSIAVFGTGAVGMSAVMAAKALGAGRIVAIDRVESRLTLARELGATDTIDTSREDLAQTLQALGGVDQAVDTSGVPALIAAAVGALKERGTCVLLGASKQQEVTLNILPLISGRVIRGVVNGDCDPALLIRQLVDWYLEGRFPIDRLSAFYPLDRINEAVADSNSGKTIKPILTFGEQP encoded by the coding sequence ATGAAAATCAAAGCCGCCGTCGCCCGCCAGCCCCATGGTGCATTCACGGTCGAAGATGTCGACCTGGTCGCCCCCAATCCCGATGAGATACTGGTCCGGCTGGTCGCGACGGGCATATGTCATACCGATCTCGCCATCATCGAACAGATCATGCCGCTGCCCTTGCCCCATGTTCTGGGGCATGAAGGCGCAGGCATCGTCGAGGCTGTCGGCGCCCATGTCATCGGCTTTGGGCCCGGCGATCATGTCGTCCTGACTTTCAACACTTGCGGCGAATGCGCGCCCTGTACGGAACATCATCCGGCCTATTGCCAAAATTATCCGCTGCTCAACTTTCGCGGTGCCCGCCCGGATGGATCGGCGACACTTCACGACGCAGGGGGGAAGGTACTGGGCAGTACCTTTTTCGGCCAATCCTCCTTCGCCACCTATGCCCTGTCCAGCCCGCGCAACACCATCAAGGTCCGGCAGGATGCGCCCTTGGAACTGCTTGGCCCGCTCGGCTGCGGGCTTTCCACCGGCGCCGGAACGGTCATCAACGTGCTGAAACCCGGCCCGCAGACCAGCATCGCCGTCTTCGGCACCGGTGCGGTCGGCATGTCGGCGGTCATGGCCGCAAAGGCTCTGGGCGCGGGCCGCATCGTTGCCATCGACCGCGTCGAATCCCGTCTCACGCTCGCCCGCGAACTGGGTGCTACCGACACGATCGACACCTCGCGCGAGGATCTGGCGCAAACCCTGCAAGCGCTGGGCGGAGTCGATCAGGCCGTCGACACATCGGGCGTGCCCGCACTGATCGCGGCAGCCGTCGGCGCGCTCAAGGAGCGCGGCACCTGCGTCCTGCTTGGCGCATCGAAGCAGCAGGAAGTGACGCTCAATATCCTCCCGCTGATCAGCGGGCGCGTCATCCGCGGCGTGGTGAATGGGGATTGCGACCCGGCGCTCCTCATTCGCCAACTGGTCGACTGGTATCTGGAAGGCCGCTTCCCGATCGACCGGCTGTCGGCCTTCTACCCGCTCGATCGGATCAATGAGGCGGTAGCGGATTCCAATTCCGGCAAGACGATCAAGCCGATCCTGACTTTCGGAGAGCAGCCTTGA
- a CDS encoding aldo/keto reductase, with amino-acid sequence MPLDHYVTLGRSGLKVSPFCLGAMTFGTEWGFGSETKDAGAILDAYVDRGGNFIDTANIYTGGNSETIIGDWFALDAGRRDRIILATKFSGNMEPGNPNGGGASRRAIIASCEASLRRLRTDYIDLYWQHWADPFTPIEETMAALDDLVRAGKVRYIGFSDTPAWKVAEAQTIARLRGWAPLIALQIEYSLLERTVEGELVPMAQAMNLGITPWSPLRSGLLSGKYDRDNRQAESAGRANSLARHFSDHAFEVVDLVKAIADAHGATPACVALAWLLVRPGVAAPIIGARTMAQLDNNLAALDLSLDPAAIARLDAASQPSLNFPAEFLPMAVANSYSGLTINGQSFTRSAR; translated from the coding sequence ATGCCGCTTGACCATTATGTAACGCTGGGCCGATCTGGCCTGAAGGTCAGTCCTTTCTGCCTCGGTGCCATGACATTCGGCACCGAATGGGGTTTTGGCAGCGAGACGAAGGATGCCGGCGCCATATTGGATGCCTATGTCGACCGAGGTGGCAACTTCATCGATACCGCCAATATCTACACCGGCGGCAATTCCGAAACGATCATCGGCGATTGGTTCGCCCTCGATGCCGGTCGTCGCGACAGAATCATTCTCGCGACCAAGTTCAGCGGCAATATGGAGCCCGGCAACCCTAATGGCGGCGGGGCAAGTCGTCGGGCGATCATAGCCTCCTGCGAGGCGTCCCTGCGGCGGCTGCGTACAGACTATATCGACCTCTATTGGCAGCATTGGGCGGACCCCTTCACCCCGATCGAGGAAACCATGGCCGCACTTGACGACCTCGTGCGCGCGGGCAAGGTCCGTTATATCGGCTTTTCCGATACACCCGCATGGAAAGTGGCCGAAGCACAGACGATCGCCCGGTTGAGAGGCTGGGCGCCGCTGATTGCTTTGCAAATCGAATATTCCCTGCTCGAACGGACGGTCGAAGGCGAACTGGTGCCGATGGCACAGGCGATGAATCTGGGCATCACGCCCTGGTCACCACTGCGATCCGGGCTGCTGAGCGGCAAATATGACCGTGACAACCGGCAAGCCGAATCCGCTGGCCGGGCGAACAGTCTGGCGCGGCATTTCAGCGACCATGCCTTCGAAGTCGTCGATCTGGTGAAGGCCATCGCCGACGCCCATGGCGCGACGCCGGCCTGTGTGGCACTGGCATGGCTGCTGGTCCGGCCGGGCGTCGCGGCGCCGATCATCGGCGCCCGCACCATGGCGCAACTGGACAATAATCTGGCCGCGCTTGACCTGTCGCTCGACCCTGCGGCCATCGCCCGGCTCGATGCGGCCTCACAACCTTCGCTCAATTTCCCGGCGGAGTTCCTGCCCATGGCCGTCGCCAACAGCTATTCCGGCCTGACCATCAATGGGCAGAGCTTCACCCGGTCGGCCCGCTGA
- a CDS encoding NADH:flavin oxidoreductase, with the protein MSAILADPIAFPRGPAWRNRIALAPLTNWQSHDDGTLGQDEYDFLTKRAEGGFGLVMTCAAAVQKNGISFPGQLAVYSDDHVEGLARLAEGIRARGAVSAVQLQHAGSRSNPEISGEQAVSPFAYAKRNVRAMTTAEVEALIEDFVTAAVRCEKAGIDGVELHGAHGYLLCQFLNAQENHRDDGFGGSYQNRTRIYREIISGIRAVTGPDFQLGVRLSPEKYAYATGEAIAFAEELLGGGQIDYLDMSLWDSFKLPDDSQYHPARLVDLFGHMPRSGGTKLGVAGHIFSSSDAQDCLNSGADFVFFGRGAILHHDMARRAMEEPNFVSKTFPVTRAYLAEQGVGPAFQKYLATGWSNYVSD; encoded by the coding sequence GTGTCCGCCATCCTTGCCGATCCGATTGCCTTTCCTCGTGGACCGGCCTGGCGTAATCGCATTGCCCTTGCCCCGCTGACCAACTGGCAAAGCCATGATGACGGCACGTTGGGGCAGGATGAATATGATTTCCTGACCAAGCGGGCCGAGGGCGGCTTTGGTCTGGTGATGACCTGCGCGGCGGCAGTGCAGAAGAACGGCATTTCCTTTCCGGGCCAGCTTGCAGTCTATTCCGATGATCATGTCGAGGGGCTGGCGCGGCTGGCCGAGGGGATCAGAGCGCGAGGGGCGGTGTCGGCGGTCCAGCTGCAACATGCCGGATCGCGCAGCAATCCCGAAATCAGCGGGGAGCAGGCGGTGTCGCCCTTCGCCTATGCCAAGCGCAATGTGCGGGCGATGACCACGGCCGAGGTCGAAGCGCTGATCGAGGATTTCGTGACGGCGGCAGTGCGCTGCGAAAAAGCGGGCATCGATGGTGTGGAGCTGCATGGCGCCCATGGTTACCTGCTGTGCCAGTTCCTGAATGCTCAGGAAAATCATCGGGATGACGGCTTTGGTGGTAGCTATCAGAACCGCACGCGCATCTATCGGGAGATCATATCGGGCATTCGTGCGGTCACGGGGCCGGATTTTCAGCTGGGGGTTCGCCTCTCGCCGGAAAAATATGCCTATGCGACGGGCGAAGCGATCGCCTTTGCCGAGGAGCTTCTGGGCGGTGGGCAGATCGACTATCTCGACATGTCGCTATGGGACAGTTTCAAGCTGCCCGACGACAGCCAATATCATCCTGCACGGCTGGTTGATCTGTTCGGTCATATGCCTCGCAGCGGCGGTACGAAATTGGGTGTGGCTGGGCATATATTCTCGTCCAGCGATGCGCAGGACTGTTTGAACAGCGGCGCCGATTTCGTGTTTTTCGGTCGTGGGGCGATATTGCATCACGATATGGCGCGGCGGGCCATGGAAGAGCCGAATTTCGTGTCCAAGACCTTTCCCGTGACGCGGGCCTATCTGGCGGAGCAGGGGGTAGGGCCAGCCTTCCAGAAATATCTGGCGACTGGCTGGTCCAACTATGTTTCGGATTAG
- a CDS encoding enoyl-CoA hydratase/isomerase family protein has product MTVRVEWHDAVAVIMLDRPQTKNAITDEMRRQLWEAYEDAALDASVRAVVLTGAGGDFCSGADVASFGGGGMPGSLGRMHELGRINRAIYHLKKPTIAAVSGVCAGMAWGFALSCDFVFASENTKFVQVFRNVALAPDGGSVWLLNRLVGPMRTKELCYSGRPVRADEALRLGLVLEVLPREELLPRALAFAQDMANGPGISIALTKRQADLAATLSFDQFLEAEHVMQPVASRSEDHAEGVAAFCEKRKPSFKSA; this is encoded by the coding sequence ATGACGGTCAGGGTTGAATGGCACGATGCCGTGGCGGTGATTATGCTGGACCGCCCGCAAACCAAAAATGCCATTACCGACGAGATGCGGCGGCAGCTCTGGGAAGCCTATGAGGATGCCGCGCTGGATGCTTCGGTGCGTGCGGTGGTACTGACGGGAGCGGGCGGGGACTTTTGCTCGGGCGCCGATGTCGCGAGCTTTGGCGGCGGCGGGATGCCGGGATCGCTGGGGCGGATGCATGAGCTGGGGCGGATCAACCGGGCCATCTATCATTTGAAGAAGCCGACCATCGCTGCCGTTTCGGGCGTCTGCGCGGGAATGGCCTGGGGCTTTGCCTTGAGCTGCGATTTCGTCTTTGCGTCGGAAAATACGAAATTCGTGCAGGTTTTCCGCAATGTCGCGCTGGCGCCCGATGGTGGGTCTGTGTGGTTGCTCAACCGGCTGGTGGGGCCGATGCGGACCAAGGAGCTTTGCTATAGCGGCCGCCCGGTGCGCGCCGATGAGGCGCTGCGTTTGGGGCTGGTACTGGAGGTGCTGCCGCGGGAGGAATTGCTGCCGCGTGCCTTGGCCTTTGCGCAGGATATGGCCAATGGTCCCGGCATCTCGATCGCCTTGACCAAGCGGCAGGCCGATCTGGCGGCGACCCTGTCCTTCGACCAGTTTCTGGAGGCGGAGCATGTGATGCAGCCCGTCGCCAGTCGGTCGGAGGATCATGCGGAAGGCGTCGCCGCCTTCTGCGAAAAGCGCAAGCCATCCTTCAAAAGTGCATGA
- a CDS encoding cysteine hydrolase family protein, producing MNRFPALNPKRAAIIVVDMQSAFVGEQALFPNVHALEIVPAINRIVSNARRAGAAICWSRHSVVDHGRARQPDWQRFESSLSSQSAAHLHPQASGHRLYEGLDVANEDLVFDKYRFSCFVNAAIDLDGWLRERGVEDIFVAGTISNCCCESTARDAAMRDYRVRFLSDATAALTDEEHAAALLNAAAVIGEVITTDAAIQQFSEAADPAI from the coding sequence ATGAATCGTTTCCCGGCGCTCAATCCCAAGCGCGCCGCGATCATCGTGGTCGACATGCAATCGGCCTTTGTCGGTGAACAGGCCCTCTTCCCCAATGTTCACGCGCTCGAAATCGTGCCTGCCATCAACCGAATCGTGAGCAACGCCCGGCGCGCGGGAGCCGCCATCTGCTGGTCGCGCCATAGCGTTGTCGATCATGGCCGCGCGCGCCAGCCCGACTGGCAACGCTTCGAGTCCAGCCTGTCCTCTCAGAGCGCGGCGCATCTCCACCCGCAGGCGTCAGGCCATCGCCTTTATGAAGGCCTGGACGTTGCCAACGAGGATCTGGTCTTCGACAAATATCGCTTCAGCTGTTTCGTGAACGCCGCGATCGATCTGGATGGCTGGCTGCGCGAAAGAGGCGTGGAGGATATTTTCGTGGCCGGCACCATCAGCAATTGCTGCTGCGAAAGCACCGCCCGCGACGCGGCCATGCGCGACTATCGTGTCCGATTCCTGTCCGATGCGACCGCCGCCCTGACCGACGAAGAACATGCCGCCGCCCTGCTGAATGCCGCGGCGGTGATCGGCGAAGTCATCACGACAGACGCAGCCATCCAGCAATTTTCCGAGGCAGCAGACCCAGCCATTTAG
- a CDS encoding SDR family NAD(P)-dependent oxidoreductase, translating to MSALMGKRVLITGAGRGIGRAIALAFAEEGADLVLAARSADELEVVACEVRATGRQALAVPTDLGDQQAVEALAAKALERGLIDILISNAAFSPPPSSLIDLPMDVWRQTFMVNAGATLLLVKALAPGMTKRPGSNIIILSSIRGQGGTPYGGAYGSSKAALNQMVKTLACELGPVGIRINAILPGPVLTRMTTDFLPDNQALFDFYGDIAPIKGWTQPEDMVGPALFLASAGARKVSGHLLVVDGGLSATNQDAFLPPANLLT from the coding sequence TTGAGCGCGCTCATGGGCAAGCGCGTCCTCATTACGGGGGCCGGTCGTGGCATAGGCCGCGCCATCGCGCTTGCCTTTGCGGAGGAGGGGGCCGATCTGGTCCTCGCCGCCCGCTCTGCCGATGAGTTGGAAGTGGTGGCATGCGAGGTGAGAGCAACAGGCCGTCAGGCGCTCGCGGTCCCCACCGATCTGGGTGATCAGCAGGCCGTCGAAGCGCTGGCAGCCAAGGCGCTGGAGCGAGGTTTGATCGACATATTGATCAGCAACGCCGCCTTTTCGCCACCACCGTCAAGCCTGATCGACCTGCCGATGGATGTGTGGCGCCAGACCTTCATGGTGAATGCAGGCGCGACGCTGCTGCTGGTCAAGGCTCTGGCGCCGGGCATGACCAAACGGCCCGGCAGCAATATCATCATCCTGTCGTCCATCCGGGGGCAGGGCGGCACGCCCTATGGCGGCGCCTATGGATCGTCCAAGGCCGCGCTCAACCAGATGGTGAAGACGCTGGCCTGCGAACTGGGGCCGGTGGGTATCAGGATCAACGCGATCTTGCCGGGACCGGTTCTCACACGGATGACAACCGACTTCCTGCCAGACAACCAAGCTTTGTTCGACTTTTATGGCGATATCGCCCCGATCAAGGGCTGGACCCAGCCCGAAGACATGGTCGGCCCTGCCCTGTTTCTGGCAAGCGCTGGCGCGCGCAAGGTCAGCGGTCATTTGCTGGTCGTCGATGGCGGCCTGTCGGCCACCAATCAGGACGCTTTCCTGCCCCCTGCCAACCTGCTCACCTAG